In a genomic window of Dyadobacter fermentans DSM 18053:
- a CDS encoding alpha-isopropylmalate synthase regulatory domain-containing protein, whose translation MTSRYIEIMDTTLRDGEQTSGVSFSASEKLTIAQILLQEVKVDRIEVASARVSEGEFQAVKKITDWAGANGFLDKIEVLTFVDGDASINWMVQAGARVMNLLTKGSLNHLTHQLKKSPEAHFEDIRNVVELAEKNGIQCNVYLEDWSNGMRSSKEYVFQSLDFLSTLPVKRILLPDTLGILTPFESYTFIKEIVDRYPDQHFEFHGHNDYDLGVANVMEALRAGVQGLHLTVNGMGERTGNAPLASTIAVINDLMPECTTAVNEKSLYSISKLVETFSGIRIPANKPIVGESVFTQTAGIHADGDKKNNLYFSKLMPERFGRQRLYALGKTSGKANIENNLRDLGISLSDADLKKVTQRIIELGDRKEVVTPEDLPYIISDILDSDAIEEKVVITNYVLTHSKNLKPSATLQISFGEEVFEENAQGDGQYDAFMNALKKIYKKKGIELPMLSDYTVRIPPGGKTDALCETIITWEINGKEIKTRGLDSDQTFSAIKATQKMLNLIGVPESKIEPIANALS comes from the coding sequence ATGACTAGTCGCTACATAGAAATTATGGATACGACACTCCGCGATGGTGAACAAACCAGCGGGGTGTCGTTTTCCGCGTCCGAAAAATTGACCATCGCCCAGATCCTGTTGCAGGAAGTGAAGGTCGATCGCATTGAAGTAGCCTCGGCACGCGTGTCGGAAGGTGAGTTTCAGGCGGTGAAGAAAATCACGGACTGGGCCGGTGCGAATGGTTTTTTGGATAAAATAGAAGTACTCACGTTCGTCGACGGCGATGCGTCCATTAACTGGATGGTGCAGGCCGGCGCGAGAGTGATGAACCTCCTCACCAAAGGGTCGCTGAACCATTTGACCCACCAGCTCAAAAAATCGCCGGAAGCCCATTTCGAGGACATTCGCAATGTCGTCGAGCTCGCGGAAAAGAATGGCATTCAATGCAATGTGTACCTCGAAGATTGGAGCAACGGCATGCGCAGTTCGAAAGAATATGTGTTCCAATCGCTTGATTTTCTGAGCACTTTGCCCGTCAAGCGCATTTTGCTGCCTGATACATTGGGCATTCTCACGCCGTTTGAATCCTACACATTTATCAAGGAAATTGTTGATCGATATCCTGACCAGCATTTCGAATTTCACGGCCATAACGACTATGATCTGGGCGTTGCGAATGTTATGGAAGCGCTTCGCGCAGGCGTGCAAGGCTTGCACCTGACCGTGAACGGCATGGGCGAGCGCACCGGTAATGCGCCACTTGCGAGTACGATTGCGGTGATCAACGACCTGATGCCCGAATGCACGACGGCGGTGAATGAGAAGTCGCTGTACTCTATTAGCAAGCTCGTGGAGACTTTTTCGGGTATCCGCATTCCTGCCAACAAGCCCATTGTTGGGGAAAGTGTATTTACGCAAACTGCTGGTATTCATGCAGATGGTGATAAAAAGAACAATCTCTATTTCAGCAAGCTAATGCCTGAGCGCTTCGGTCGGCAGCGGTTGTATGCATTGGGAAAAACTTCCGGAAAGGCGAACATCGAGAACAACCTGCGCGACCTGGGTATTTCGCTCTCAGATGCCGATTTGAAAAAGGTAACGCAGCGCATTATCGAGCTCGGCGACCGCAAGGAAGTGGTGACACCGGAGGATTTGCCTTACATTATCTCGGATATTCTCGATAGCGACGCGATTGAGGAAAAGGTGGTCATCACCAATTACGTGCTCACGCATTCCAAAAACCTGAAACCTTCCGCCACATTGCAGATTTCTTTTGGTGAAGAGGTTTTTGAGGAAAATGCGCAGGGCGACGGCCAGTACGATGCGTTTATGAATGCATTGAAAAAGATTTACAAGAAAAAAGGGATCGAGCTGCCGATGCTGAGTGACTATACCGTGCGCATTCCGCCGGGCGGTAAGACCGACGCTTTGTGCGAAACGATTATTACCTGGGAGATCAACGGTAAGGAGATCAAAACGCGCGGTCTGGATTCGGACCAGACGTTTTCGGCGATCAAGGCGACGCAGAAAATGCTCAACCTGATCGGCGTTCCTGAAAGCAAGATTGAACCAATCGCTAATGCATTGTCGTAA
- the leuD gene encoding 3-isopropylmalate dehydratase small subunit: MAYDKFTILKSSAVPLPIENVDTDQIIPARFLKATKREGFGDNLFRDWRFNGDDTPKQDFVLNNPIYSGKILVGGHNFGSGSSREHAAWAIYDYGFRCVVSSFFADIFKGNSLNIGILPVQVSPEFLNKIFEAIEADPNAELEVNLPDQKITILATGESESFDINGYKKHNLTNGFDDIDYLQAMKGEIKEFEAERIF; the protein is encoded by the coding sequence ATGGCTTACGATAAATTCACCATACTGAAAAGCTCGGCAGTACCTTTGCCGATCGAAAATGTCGATACCGACCAGATCATCCCGGCGCGCTTCCTGAAAGCGACCAAGCGCGAAGGATTTGGCGACAACCTCTTCCGCGACTGGCGCTTCAACGGCGACGATACGCCGAAGCAGGATTTCGTATTGAACAACCCTATTTACTCCGGCAAAATCCTCGTAGGAGGCCATAACTTCGGCAGCGGTTCGAGCCGCGAGCACGCTGCGTGGGCGATCTACGACTACGGTTTCCGCTGCGTAGTTTCCAGCTTCTTTGCAGATATTTTCAAAGGTAACTCATTGAATATTGGTATCTTGCCGGTGCAGGTGAGCCCTGAGTTTTTGAACAAAATCTTCGAAGCCATCGAGGCTGATCCTAATGCAGAGCTCGAAGTGAACCTGCCAGATCAGAAAATCACGATCCTCGCAACCGGCGAAAGTGAATCCTTCGACATCAATGGTTATAAAAAGCATAACCTGACAAACGGCTTCGACGATATCGATTATCTGCAAGCGATGAAGGGAGAGATCAAGGAATTCGAAGCAGAGAGAATATTTTAA
- a CDS encoding four helix bundle protein, producing MRDFRKYGVWEQSHKLVLELYRLTKGFPADEKFGIVSQIRRAAVSVATNICEGCGKASERDFARFLGISFGSCQEVEYLTLLSKDLGFLDGHSYDLVQFEITSIKKQLYHLIKKLNAES from the coding sequence ATGAGGGATTTTAGGAAGTATGGGGTTTGGGAACAGAGCCATAAGCTTGTTCTTGAACTTTACAGATTGACCAAAGGCTTTCCGGCAGACGAGAAGTTTGGTATCGTTTCACAGATACGCCGGGCGGCTGTTTCTGTTGCAACGAACATCTGTGAGGGATGCGGAAAAGCCAGTGAAAGAGATTTTGCTAGATTCCTTGGAATCTCTTTCGGTTCTTGTCAAGAAGTGGAATATCTGACCTTGCTTTCAAAAGATCTCGGATTTTTGGATGGCCATTCTTACGACTTAGTTCAGTTCGAAATCACATCCATTAAAAAGCAACTATATCATTTGATTAAAAAACTAAACGCTGAAAGTTAA
- the leuC gene encoding 3-isopropylmalate dehydratase large subunit, producing MSNQASTLFDKVWDAHVVRKIEDGPDVFFIDRHFIHEVTSPVAFLGLETRGIGVMYPERTFATADHNTPTINQHLPVQDPLSANQLKALEANAAKYGISHWGLGHARNGIVHVVGPENGITLPGMTIVCGDSHTSTHGAFGAIAFGIGTSEVEMVLSSQCIMQPKPKKMRVNVNGQLGKGVTPKDVTLYIISKLTTAGATGYFVEYAGDVFENMSMEGRMTVCNMSIEMGARGGMIAPDETTFAYINGREQAPKGEKWDKALAYWKTLKTDEGATFDKEYNFDAADIEPMITYGTNPGMGQGITRAIPTSDQVEGGKATYDKSLNYMGFHENENMIGKPIDYVFIGSCTNGRIEDFRAFASIVKGRKKADNVTAWIVPGSHIVEAQIKEEGILDILTDAGFELRQPGCSACLAMNDDKIPAGKYAVSTSNRNFEGRQGPGARTLLASPLVAAAAAVTGVVTDPRTLL from the coding sequence ATGAGTAATCAAGCGAGTACCCTTTTCGACAAAGTGTGGGATGCCCACGTTGTCCGTAAAATCGAGGACGGTCCGGATGTGTTCTTCATCGACCGCCATTTTATCCACGAAGTAACGAGCCCCGTTGCATTCCTTGGACTCGAAACCAGAGGCATTGGCGTGATGTACCCTGAGCGCACTTTCGCAACGGCCGATCACAATACCCCGACCATTAACCAGCACCTTCCGGTTCAGGACCCGCTTTCGGCGAACCAGCTGAAAGCCCTCGAAGCAAATGCTGCCAAATACGGCATTTCACACTGGGGATTGGGCCATGCCCGCAATGGTATTGTGCACGTGGTTGGACCAGAAAACGGTATTACGCTGCCCGGTATGACCATCGTTTGCGGTGACTCACACACTTCCACCCACGGTGCTTTCGGTGCGATCGCGTTCGGTATCGGTACTTCTGAGGTGGAAATGGTGCTTTCGTCGCAATGCATTATGCAGCCTAAGCCGAAGAAAATGCGTGTGAACGTGAATGGGCAACTGGGCAAAGGGGTTACTCCGAAAGACGTAACGCTTTATATCATTTCGAAACTGACTACTGCCGGCGCAACGGGCTATTTCGTTGAATATGCGGGAGATGTGTTCGAAAATATGTCAATGGAAGGCCGTATGACCGTCTGCAACATGAGCATCGAAATGGGTGCGCGCGGCGGTATGATCGCTCCTGACGAAACAACTTTTGCCTACATCAACGGCCGCGAGCAAGCTCCGAAAGGCGAGAAGTGGGACAAAGCATTGGCTTACTGGAAAACGCTCAAAACGGACGAAGGCGCTACTTTCGACAAAGAATACAACTTCGACGCAGCCGACATCGAACCGATGATCACTTACGGTACGAACCCCGGAATGGGCCAGGGCATCACCCGCGCGATCCCTACGTCGGATCAGGTGGAAGGCGGTAAGGCTACTTACGACAAGTCGCTGAACTACATGGGCTTCCATGAAAATGAGAACATGATCGGCAAGCCTATCGACTACGTGTTCATCGGTAGCTGCACCAATGGCCGTATCGAAGACTTCCGCGCATTCGCATCCATCGTAAAAGGTCGCAAAAAGGCTGATAATGTAACGGCATGGATCGTTCCGGGTTCGCACATTGTAGAAGCGCAAATTAAAGAAGAAGGTATCCTCGACATCCTGACCGACGCTGGTTTCGAACTCCGTCAGCCAGGCTGCTCCGCTTGTCTCGCGATGAACGACGACAAGATCCCTGCCGGCAAATATGCGGTAAGTACCTCAAACCGTAACTTCGAAGGTCGCCAGGGACCAGGCGCACGTACGTTGCTCGCTAGCCCGCTCGTAGCAGCTGCGGCTGCCGTTACCGGCGTTGTTACGGACCCGCGGACGTTACTTTGA
- a CDS encoding nucleotidyltransferase family protein, with product MDLPEHVLRGIETGRKEIASGRFMTLDEFRKRISGIDEQPTRVLDALRKSKESLFSRYPLNSMALFGSYARNEARFDSDVDIIVEFSEPVGFEFVDLMIELEEILGRKVDLVSRRGVRPELLPIIERDEIYI from the coding sequence ATGGACTTACCCGAACATGTACTGAGAGGAATTGAAACTGGCAGAAAAGAGATTGCTTCCGGCCGTTTCATGACATTGGATGAGTTCAGAAAGCGAATAAGCGGTATCGATGAGCAGCCGACCCGTGTGCTAGACGCACTGAGAAAATCAAAGGAAAGTCTATTTTCGCGCTATCCGCTCAATTCAATGGCACTTTTCGGCTCCTACGCGCGGAATGAGGCTCGATTTGATAGCGATGTCGATATTATTGTCGAATTCTCTGAACCGGTTGGCTTTGAATTCGTCGACCTGATGATTGAGCTGGAAGAAATTTTGGGACGTAAAGTTGATCTCGTGAGCCGGCGTGGAGTTAGGCCAGAGTTGCTACCAATAATCGAAAGAGATGAAATTTATATTTAG
- a CDS encoding AraC family transcriptional regulator — protein MLRVPSDISSQEFESLKIQDMTFVAYRNEVYPSKYDVFFEEHAVIVVLEGEKKFTSPTQEVHVEKGDILFIQRGFYLMSESIHEAYKSLVFFFDEKLLKEFVGLHPELFDAQNDTDTVEYPILLLKSDDNFEKFIQSVFPYFRSRTELKNHFLRLKFQELLLHLMELDNSSQLRGILYSLYKGEKVDLSFLMNSYYLKPLTLNELARLSGRSLSAFKRDFQDEFNTSPALWLKNKRLDYADFLLRNSTKNVSEISTEIGYESVSHFIKTYKEKYGTTPKRQG, from the coding sequence ATGCTCCGCGTACCATCCGACATCAGCTCCCAGGAATTTGAGTCCCTGAAAATTCAGGATATGACCTTTGTGGCGTATCGGAATGAGGTGTATCCTTCTAAATATGATGTGTTTTTTGAAGAGCATGCGGTGATTGTGGTACTGGAAGGTGAGAAGAAATTTACCAGTCCTACGCAGGAGGTGCATGTGGAAAAAGGGGATATTCTGTTCATTCAGCGGGGTTTTTACTTAATGTCGGAATCCATTCATGAGGCGTACAAGAGTCTGGTGTTCTTCTTTGATGAAAAGCTGCTGAAAGAATTTGTAGGACTGCACCCGGAGCTTTTCGATGCGCAAAACGATACGGATACCGTCGAATATCCGATTCTGCTGTTGAAGTCGGATGATAATTTTGAAAAGTTCATACAGTCGGTTTTCCCCTATTTCCGCTCGCGGACGGAGTTGAAAAACCACTTTCTTCGTTTGAAATTTCAGGAACTATTGCTGCATTTGATGGAGCTGGATAATTCCAGCCAGCTGCGGGGGATTTTGTATAGCTTGTATAAAGGCGAGAAAGTAGACCTTTCGTTTTTAATGAACAGCTACTACTTGAAGCCGTTGACATTGAATGAGCTGGCGCGGCTTTCGGGGCGTTCGCTTTCTGCATTCAAAAGAGATTTTCAGGATGAGTTCAATACTTCGCCGGCATTGTGGCTGAAAAACAAGCGATTGGATTATGCGGATTTCTTATTGAGGAATAGTACTAAAAATGTTTCAGAGATCAGTACGGAGATCGGTTACGAGAGCGTTTCGCATTTTATCAAGACTTACAAAGAGAAGTACGGGACGACGCCGAAGCGGCAGGGATGA
- the ilvA gene encoding threonine ammonia-lyase IlvA — translation MSTAHPLPTLDNIFLAAERLRGVINHTPIFYNAHLSEQYGANVYLKREDLQTVRSYKIRGAYNKMASLTPEALAGWIVCASAGNHAQGVAYACRKMQVKGAIFMPTTTPAQKVKQVRLFGQEWIEIHLVGDTYDDAYHASMAYRDSTNAVFVHPFDDLQVIEGQGTVGLEIFKDADFKIDYLLMAIGGGGLASGISTVFKQLSPKTQLIGVEPEGSPTMHKSIQEGHVVTLDNIDKFVDGAAVRRAGDLTFDICSKSLNQILLVPEGKVCSSILQLYNEEAIVAEPAGALTVSALDLIREDIKGKNVVVLISGGNNDITRTEEIKERSLLYEGLKHYFIIRFPQRSGAFREFLNVLGPNDDIARFEYVKKTNREQGPALVGIELKSREDFAPLIERMDANRVVYEYLNDQPDLFQFMV, via the coding sequence ATGAGCACTGCCCATCCACTTCCGACTCTCGATAACATCTTCCTCGCCGCCGAGCGCCTGCGCGGGGTGATCAACCACACACCGATATTTTATAATGCACACCTTTCGGAGCAGTACGGGGCCAATGTTTATCTCAAAAGAGAGGACCTCCAAACCGTCCGCTCCTACAAAATCCGCGGAGCCTATAACAAGATGGCCAGCCTCACGCCCGAAGCCCTCGCGGGCTGGATCGTGTGTGCGAGTGCGGGCAACCACGCGCAGGGCGTAGCGTACGCATGCCGCAAAATGCAGGTGAAAGGCGCGATTTTCATGCCTACCACTACGCCGGCGCAAAAAGTAAAGCAAGTGCGGCTTTTCGGCCAGGAATGGATTGAAATCCATTTGGTAGGGGACACTTATGACGATGCTTACCATGCTTCGATGGCTTACCGCGACAGCACGAATGCGGTTTTTGTGCATCCATTTGATGATTTGCAGGTGATAGAAGGGCAGGGGACCGTAGGGCTGGAAATTTTCAAAGATGCAGATTTTAAAATCGACTATCTGCTGATGGCCATTGGCGGAGGCGGATTAGCATCCGGCATCTCCACTGTTTTCAAACAGCTTTCGCCCAAAACCCAGCTCATCGGCGTGGAGCCGGAAGGTTCGCCTACGATGCACAAGTCCATCCAGGAAGGGCACGTGGTGACGCTGGATAACATCGACAAATTCGTCGACGGCGCGGCGGTAAGGCGGGCGGGGGACCTTACATTTGATATTTGCAGCAAAAGCCTGAATCAAATACTTCTCGTGCCGGAAGGCAAAGTCTGCTCCTCCATTTTGCAGCTTTACAATGAAGAAGCGATCGTGGCCGAGCCGGCGGGCGCCTTAACGGTATCTGCATTGGATTTAATTCGGGAAGATATCAAGGGGAAAAACGTAGTTGTACTCATCAGCGGCGGGAATAACGACATTACCCGCACGGAGGAAATCAAGGAACGTTCATTGCTCTACGAAGGTTTGAAGCATTACTTCATCATCCGCTTCCCGCAACGCTCCGGCGCATTCCGGGAGTTTTTGAATGTGCTCGGTCCGAATGACGACATTGCGCGTTTTGAATACGTGAAAAAGACGAACCGCGAGCAGGGACCGGCATTGGTCGGCATCGAGCTGAAAAGCCGCGAGGACTTCGCGCCTTTGATCGAGCGAATGGATGCGAACCGGGTGGTTTATGAGTATCTGAATGATCAGCCGGATTTGTTTCAGTTTATGGTTTAA